TTTAGATTGGTACGGATTGTTTCTGggtatttcgcatattttttcATTGATACGTAAAGAGGATAATTACCTAATTGTACACTGCGTTGCGATTCCAATGATCGAGCGAGTAGTCCAGAGTAGTCCAAGCGATCGACGTCGATCGCCAGCGTGCATGGATCGCTTCGCGATCGCTGTCGACGGCTTGCGAGCACGAAATGGAATTTTCTTCGACGATTGATTGGATGAACAGCCGTTTAAATTTCGCTCGGGACTCTAACCGAGCTGGAGGAAGAATCGAGGAAACCGGTTAGCTCGACATCGAGGCTCGAACCTCACGACAGTCTGTTGCTGGTCACGGCAGACGGTTGTTCGCGACATTATTATACCTCCGTTTGCCTAACTCATCAGTGTGTTTCCCTTTTTTTCGTACATCTAGCTTCGGCCTTTGTGTCGGTGCTCGGAAGCATACTCTCCTGCTACCATTTTAACTATCGTTTAACGGTACGTGTCGTTCTTCTCGTGGATCATTATCGATCGTTTGTTTATACCTATGAAATTCTATGCCAGCGCAGTGaactcataaatgcatataatttcaaaaactaatGACGGTAATCAATCAATTTATTCGAATGAATGATTCCAATATCGATATTGGTTTACGAGTTCTGTAacatttcatttgttttcttgaataattaaaatttcagaTAGGTTGTTTGTACGCGCGGCTACGGTTTAGTACAGTGTAAATATTTGTCTTGAATCAGATTTTCCAATTTCACGTCCAAGAGTCGCAGtgtttatattttcgatttgaaaTTTCAATCGGCTGTAGGACATGTGTTGGTGACAAGTTCGGAGGATAATTACATGGAAATAATGGTAATACAGTCGCTAATTAACCGGGGGCTTGGGAGGACCACGCGTACGTGATGAAAGAAGAAAAATCGGCGACGCAATTTTTGCTCAAATATTAAACGAGCACGGAGGAATTGCTTTCTAGAGGAAAAGTGTTTCACGGTCAGTGTTTGTTGGAATTACGAGTCGAGCGGCGAGAGATCAATTGAGGAAGAcaataaaaagagaaagaagagaatCGTAATGTCATAGCGTGCGAGAGAGTTACCTGGTTCAGTTTCGTTACCGATCGTTGATCAAAATCATCGTGATCGTGTCAGGAATACGAGTAACTTAACCGGGAAACGTTTGAGACAATTGTGGTCGTAATATCTCCGTCAGGTGATCGTCAAGAACAGACAAAAATTTGGAAGAGAGACTCGAGACTTGCAGTGGACCGCTTCAGCGTGACTATAAATATAAAGGAGAACTATTTATAAAGCCGAACCTGTGAGTGGATGTTTACCAACAGTCGGCATTAATGCAATTAATTACTAACCGTCGATAATGCCGCCGTTCCTCTTCGTTCCTTGCACAGACTGTCTGTGTTCCTCGTTTCCTTTTGTATTTCTGAATTTCTGAATGCAATCGAATCATTTTTCGTATCTAAAGCGTAAAAAGATACTCATTTGTTAGATCGTTAAAACAAAATCTTAAGAAATAGGCGTGACTGGTATAATTTTAGAACTCGGAGGAATTCTTTACGCAAACTCTACACGAACCTAAAATAACATCCTCGAGATCAAAGTTCTTCTTTGCTTgacaaacaaataacaaatcATACCTCATGATTCCTTAATTAAATTTGGATATATACATTGAAGTAATTTTAACTGCTCGGTCCATCATTAAACGTTTTAACCCTTAGAATTGCTTTTATTTAcgagtaaaattttgatcaatgtcTGCAATGTTCTTTTGCTACATGGTAGGAAATGTGCCTAATCGTTGAACAAGCGGGACTTGTGTTCTTGGGAAGTGAGAACGGCCAGAAATTTACGAGCCAGACGTATGGTGTTTTCGCGGATTGTTGCCGTTATGCTTGTTCTGCAATTATTGCTTGCATTCCTGGAATAGTGCCCCTTCAGCCCCCCCCCCCATGTCTTTCACTTCATTCTACTTGATCTACTGACCCGTGACCATTCATAttaaccggcgcggcgccgcgctCTTTCTACTTTACACTTCTACTGTACACTTCTGACATCTGCGTGGAATTTCTTAAACTAATCACGACGTGCGCCatatttgactttataaaattttaacatGTCCTCGAATTACGCTGTTAATTCGTTCCAGCGCTTCCGGCGTGAATCGAATAGTGCCTGAGCTCATTTGAAAGGAAAATTTGAATAAACCAACTATGTTCATGGAAAATTGCTCACTCATAAATATCTGAATGCCTAAGCTGTAACAAGCAAACGCACAAGCTCCCGTTCTCGCAATCAAAAAACGAATTTCACAGTTCGGAATTGGTTTTCTGATTCGTTTCTAAGAATCCGCGTAAAACGAATCCACGCaagtcgaggacttactgtaCTTGATTTCCGACAAGTGTTTCAATTTATGGAATAGCGACACTTCTAGGAATCTTCCGTTAAGTAAAGTAGACGTAGTTGGACGTGTCAATGGTTCTATTTTTATTGCCAACCTTGCCACTTGGTTAGGAAACAAGAGCTTACTTGAAAAAGGAATTCTTGATTTCATTCTTCGACTTCCTTATTTACTCTAGGATATATAGTTTACCATTTTATAAATGTATTGGGATTTATGGTTGTAGACACTTTAGTTTTTGCATTTTTAATACTTAGAGGATGAACATTTCTAACCAGTGTACAGCTGGCGATGCTTAGAGCTATTTAGATGATCTAGGAGCAttttttttaccactttttgACCGGACACATTCATCTTATTTTTATGGCCCGAACATTGTGAATTACAATTTTAAGAATAAGTCTATTGATTTTTGAAGTTTACTCTACTAAGATGTTTGCCAGAGATTTTCCAATGACAAAGACCTACATCGATCGCATCGGTAGTCCTTGAAACGCAATGGCATCGAATACAGTTTTAATCAAATACGGTCACGGAGTTCGTAACAAGTTACACGCATTCACGTGATTTCCGTAAGTAGCGTGATTTAAGTTTACGTCCCTGTGAAAGTAGTTACGCAGTTTTCTTCATTGGGCACTTTTGCACACTTGTGTCGTCGTTAAGTTACGTTTAGAAAGTTCGAATCGCGTTTCCTGTTATAGTGTGAAATTACATTCTGAGAGTGTGCTGGTAAGTTATTTGTCCCGTAGCCGATACGATAGTCGAAGAAAGACCGAACTGTAGCCATGTGTCGCTGAAATAACACGTGTTTAAAATTCGAGAGTGTACAGCGTTGTTCAAAAGCCGGAAcctcgatttaaaaaattcaaaacaattaattttcaattttaaatatgcgTTACCGTTACCGTACAAACTAGTTTGtagaaaatgttttgcattgattgtgggaattagaaataaaataaaaattgattttatccctgAATGACTTTGTGACATTAGAAACAACATTACGATGTTGTATAGAGTATAGTTTTTTCAGCGCcctgtatattcgaatctttcCCAAAATTCCGTCCGTTTTGCAAATACCGTAAGACTTGTCCGACCGTTATGTTATTACAATGGTGGACAAAATGATGAGACACCGTTGTACacacacaaaatttcatataagtTTCATGTCGTCAAATCTCAGTATATTCACGGatgaaaagaaactaaatttgGATGGTCTAGATGGATACAAGTACTATTTTCATGATTTAAGAAAGGAACAAAGAGTTTTGAGTCGTCGACAATGTGGTGGCGGTAGAGTAATGATGAAGGGAGGAATCGGCTatagaggaaaaatggaaataaaatttattcaaggcCGTATGAATGGTGCTGGCCACTTAAATTTAATTAAGGAGCAAATTGGAACATAGGCTCGCAGAATTGctaacaaaaaatatatatttctcgcatagtaaaaaattattttgaagtgGAAAATACAATATAAAGGTTTTGAATTGGCCTGCAAGAATAAGTACAGTACAGTATCCGAAttgaaatcagcaattttagaaGCTTGGGAAAGCAAAcatcaaaatgatataaaaaatctatatagaAGTTTACCAAGAAGAATGATTGAATCGATTGAATAAAGCTgccaaaaattgtgtaattttgttgaattctaaTACTTTTCCTATTTTATATGCgaagtgccttatcattttgcccacactaaaagtcaatttttgtagaaataataaatggtttgaacgagttatttaatttttagtatattaCATAAAAGTTAGtacattattttgttgtatattcactttccacgtgtatatatgtacaaatgaatATTCATTGCTAAAACCttgaggtgccttatcattttgaccaCCAGCGTAGGTTACCAATAGGTTTGTTGTGTTGTGTTCATACAAAGTGCAACGTTTATCAAGCTAACAAGCTTTATTGGAGCACTAACAGCTGCGAACCGCATTAGGGTCGCGTGTCAAGTACCAATTAGCGGTGTCCATGTAGTGGTGTGTGGATACATACAATAAACGGAAAGAATCTGAATTTTTTAATCAGCGAACTTGTTTACTTTtccttaaaattgaaaaaatcacagGGAAtggtaatattctaggtaggaagaaatgtttcatttgtgcgaattaaaatagctccgagtgcagagGGTTGAGATTCCTACCTGTTCGACGCAAATAGAGGATCTAGAAGACACGTATAATTGAAAAAAACGTGATATGTCCGTTTTCTCTCTATTTTCAGTAATAAATTAGAACTGTttagaactctctctctctctctctctctctctctggctagAAGCGTATCATTATTCTGCACGTACCATCCTTCCATTTAATTCCTGGGAACAGATTTTTCCGGGGCAACGTCGAATGGCCCCGGTGAAAACTAAATCCTCGTTGAAGGTCCATTATGCGTATCATCGCAAGAGCCATTAAGCTTTCATCCGTGTTACTTGACTTCCATTACCGCTATTATCGGCGTTATCAAGCAAATCTCGGCTTCGTAAATCAGGTTTTGCGCCCGGTTCCAGCTTCTCCGGGGCTAGAGAATGGAGGAAACGCCGGAAAGAGGATACTTTCATTGGGCAGATTGGCTGGTGTTCGGGGTGATGCTCGCCGTGTCTGCCGCTGCAGGATTATGGCATTACAGGAAAGCACAGAAGTCGAGCACAGAAGATTATCTCCTCGGAGGAAACAGCCTGGGTCTTTTCCCGGTGTCCGCTTCTCTCATCGCTAGGTATTCCTCTTGAACCTTTTAAATGGCGACCAGTCAAATCGGTCAAAATACATCTACTATCACTTACCCTCCAAGGGCTAGCCAAAGAACATTTCACTCCATAATCTAACAGCTACATTCTCAAATTTCCCGGACCCTGACAAGTCTCAAGTCGATGTTCCGAAAGTCTAGGACTCCGGGACCAAACTTTCAAAACTCTCAGAGCTGTATTGTTGCATTGCTTCCATTTTttattagcagactgcggatctttatgcatttatggcttatgaaaatgttcttcTTGATCtttgcacaatttttatttgttttagatctgcaaaggctgttcctattaaaaataggattttattttattccactttcttaaaatttgtctagaaaaattagaaaatgcataaacatgcgCACTCTAGATATTCGTAATGTCAGTAGTAAAGTCGTTTTATGAGAGAACGGTTGATATGAGACACATGGCTCCTTTGAGACTTTTTGGAAACACAATTTTGACCTTGGGAATCAATGTTAAGGTAAATTTTGCGGTCCATTTTTGCAACAAATCTCCACCTACCTATaaccatataattttgaaacatccTTACATCAACAGTTTCTCAGACTTGCTTGCTACGTTGCAGTTTCATATCCGGCGTGACGATCCTCGGCACCCCGTCCGAGATCTACAATTTCGGGACGCAGTACTGGATCACAATCATTTCCATATTTTTCTCGGGAGTGGTCGTGGCCACGGTCTACGCCCCCGTGTTCGTAGAAATGGGCCTAAACTCCGTTTACGAGGTACGAATTCGTTCGACCAACTTTACACTTCctcgagaagaagaagaacgttTAGGCAAAGTAACAATCGCATTCGTGAGACCGCAAGCAAAGTCCTCGTCGACACGAGAACGTCGAAGCGTTGCGCGCTTGTTTAATTCGCCATCGTCACGATTCTGTTTCAGTATTTAGAGATAAGATTCAATCGAGGCGTAAGGACCCTCATATCGTTGATCTTCGTTATTGATGTGGTAAGCATAAAACGTGTCAACGAACCCTGAAGCACACGGGACcaccctcctctctctccctgtgTTCGGCTCCTCTTATCTAGATTTTCGGCCCGGCACAAAGCATCAGAAACTTTGAGAAAAGTAATTCATCATTGACTTTAATTTGACGGTAACTCATTTAGAATGAAGTTATGTCACGCCACGTTACGCGACGGAAACACGGAACTTTAATCGACGCGGCTTATCGGGACGCTCGAAGGAACTTTAAATGACTGATTGCGGTAACTTTTCGCGtgttaataattgtttaaaaacgaagaaaaaaaacCGACTGATAGTAGATCGCACGTGATAGGCTTCTGTATTATATGTTCTTTTTAGTCTTCGTTGGAACGTTCGTCGATGTGTGAATTTGACTACTGACTATCACTAGACTAGATTGAGATATAAAGTAGTAAAATTGTAGAAGAGTTGTCTAGCTGTCGCCAAATTAatttgattagtagactgcgtatcttcacgcatttatggcttctaaaaattttcaaaaaatgctggagtattaaattcaacagcGGTTAGAAGGATTTTTATTTAGTTTGGATCTATACAAAtgctattagtagactgcgattGCATTCACAGgatcgattgcaggacacaggagccaaataaaaattgtatctttcttttaattatcctactaagctgaaactaataatacattgatgctcttaaatatttttaacatgtccactgctttaaaatatacatgcccatttttgttataaattcataaaatctgcagtctagctattgccaatgaaaatagaattttatttggtaccactttcttattTGTCTAccaaaattgaaaactgcatgaacatccgcagtctaccaattAGCTTCGGAAATATCGAGATTTTgtaaatgtattataatattatacggaAGATTAGGAGGAAAATTGCAGTTCCTCGATCGTGTGCATGTCCTTTGTCCTCTCCGCGCGTAAAATGATCAGCCCCGGCTGCTGGCACAGTAATAATTCCGTAACAAACCAATTTCAGGTCCTTTACCAATCGATCGTGGTCTACGTTCCTGCGTTGGCGCTAAATCAAGGTATCCCGCGGCCATATTATTCATAGTGGAACATTAACCGGGCACTATTAAAATCTCCCTGATTAATTACAGTGAGCGGCATCGATGTGCATTTGATCGCGATCATTGTGTGCTTCACGTGTGTGTTCTACACCGTTCTGGTAAGTTTATGGCCGAAAATTAATTCGACATTTCTGTAATTAATCGACCGACACACGCCGCTGAAAGGGAACGAACGTTTTGACATGTTGCTTCTTCGTTCGTTCGGCCGCGTTTCGCTTACTTCAATAGCATAATCAGCCCGTCGCGTCGCGAACATTGTTTAACTCGGTTTCCCCGGTTTCGAACACGTTCCGGTCTCTTTTGTGGTTCGTTTGTAcatttaatgtttaaaaattatgCTGACCATATGCGATCTGATAGCGTTTTCTAACAATACGAAGTCAATGGCTATAATCCTTCACCTTTCTGTGCAATTGTGTGATTGcattatttatagattttataaaaatgtaccTTGTCTTCTTTGTACAATTAGATCAGCTacacaattgttcaaaatattactGTTAATAAACAAAAGCATGAAATAATGCTCATCAGAAGTATTAAAAGaccgtattaaatattaaactgtaaaaaaattcgttgatgagaagtaagttagAAAGATTAAATGCTTACCTTACTTCccgtgtaaatgaaaatataatttaatttacattacAGCCATACACAaatattctgcaatatttcagcAATCTCACTTctgtcgaaagttctttgattttgacacaaaatTCATCGGTTTACCCCGCCTCTACGAGCACCAATTACGCTCTTGAAAAAGAAAGACGCTATCAGAGGCAAAGATGGATGACCAGGGTACCACTGTATAGTGATCATGATCGTTCGGCGATGACGATGCGAATTCATTGTCGGCGTTTAAGGAGTTAACAAGACGCAACAACGATGAAATATACGAGGCGCCCGCCCGGCACGTTTAGGGTCAAGTTAAACAGGGCCGGTTAGGTGTGTGCGAGCTAATTTTGCGAGGGGGGGGGCTGCTCTGCCTCGCGGAATTCTCCCTGGGGATTGCTCGAGTTCCTTCGGGGGGCCGGGTTTGCGCGACGTAGGAAACAATTTTCGGTGGACAATGCCGCGAAGAATCTCTCACGCGGACCCGGCTACTCGAAATGTTTATGGACGGAAACTGAGAGCCCGACAATGGCCCGCCGGAAACAATGGCGCGGAGCACGTCGAGTGCTCGTTCCCCGTAGCCTGCGGATCACAAAGCCAGCGCCGAAGTGATTAATCGCGTGCTCGCACGCCTGTAATTATTCAAGCAATTTGTTGTACCACCCCCcgaattaatgaaaatttatcgcGGACCGGTGACTCTTTGGAAATTTGTTTATTATCGGCCTCATGCTCGGCGAAgaccaccccccctccccttctaTGTGCTTAACGATCTCGTTGATGGCCAGGTGATCGGAAGGTGAGACGAGGTCTCTTTTCGGAATTCTTCCTTGGAAAACCGGGCGACGGGTTGAAATTTTATGGTGTTTTGTTATATCTCTGAAGTGATGATTAGAATTTTTGAGTAGGAAAACTAGGCGACTACTACTACCGTGAGTGCGGCAAAACGTTCGTTCCCTTTCTTGTGTTTCACAAGCGATTCGAGAAGATATTTCCTCTAATTTGTTTGGGAAGGAGGCGTGGTTTAGTTAATTGGTGGTGGGAACGTGTAATTTGATTTAATCAAGGCAATTATGATTATTAGGGTGGCATCAGGGCGGTGGTGTGGACGGATGCGCTTCAAGTTGGAGTGATGATCGTCGGTGTTCTAACCGTTACCGTATTGGGCACTTATAGACTCGGCGCTGCCGAGATATGGAAGCAGGCATCGATTGCAAATAGAATTGAATTCTTGAAGTAAGAACAACATTTCCGACTTCTCTCGTAATTGTTAAATAACTTGCAAAATTGAGTCAACTCAATTCAGACTTTAAACTAGCGTTTCTCAACCTGTGTGATTGTCAAATGTGCCGCAAGTTTTTgacaaataattaaaattgcatGTGTTTTGTAACTTCGAACTTGTCTGGCGACTTTGGAACCTCGTTTTGATTTAATTTGTTCAAGAAAACAGGCtcagattttttttcaaattttgtaaAGAAATAATTTGTTTTGTTTGTTGGTATCATACAACTTTTACATCTTTTGTATTCGGGTGTGCCACAAATAATTCCAGATATTTTTAGTGTGCCGTCAACCAGAATAGGTTGAGAAACACTAAATTCATAGACAAAGAACCTTTCGATTTCCAACTTCGCCGAATGTGTAGATTACCAGATtctcttcaatttatttatttattcttttcacTGCAGCTTCGACCCATCCCCGTACACGAGGTACACAGTATGGACAGTATTAATCGGCTCATGGCTCTACAGCACCGCATACATAGCCGTGAATCAAACGATGGTACAGCGGTACAGATCGCTGAAAGATTTGGCAACGTCCAAACTGTAAGTGAGTACATCGATCGCTATCATCGCGCTGTAATCGAATCGTTAATTCCATAGATCGATTCAGGGGTGAGCCCGCGAATACGTCGATGAAACAATAAATAAAGAATCTGTTCACGTTGCTGTAGGACTATTATGGCGAATCACTCGTGGCCAATTATCCACGTACGGTATTGTCCTTCATGATTTCAGATCATTGGCGATATTCACTATCAGTATTATGCTATTCATATCGCTCTGCTGCTGGTGCGGCCTTGTTCTGATTGCCTGGTGGTCTCCGCCGAAATGCGACCCTAGGGCCGTTGGTCTGATCACCGCTGACGATCAATTATTGCCAGCTTATGTCATGCAAGTCGCGGGACATCTGCACGGAGTGCCCGGCCTTTTCATTGCCGCCATTTTCGGCGCTGCGCTTAGGTAGGATTTTCACAAGTTATCTAGTATCCTTTAATCTATCCGCCACGCAAAGAACAAAGGAAGAATAAAATTAAGGATTTTTAtggtgtacgattttttttgttttagcaCCCTCTCCGTGGGCTTCAATTCGACCTCCGTCGTCGTCTTGGAGGACTTCGTTAAGGGTTGTTTCGGTCTGAAACTGAGCGACCGGGCTTCGTTCATCTTCGTGAAGATTTTGGTCGTGATCCTTGGCGCGATGGCTTTGGGCCTGCTCTACTTAGTAGAACATTTGGGCAGCGTTTTAGTAGTGAGttgctattttcataaaattgtttatactaTATATTTAGCGATTTGTTCATTGTATCCTTCTGTGTCAGATCACTGGAAGTCTTGCTGCGATAGCTGCTGGTACCTCGTTCGGGGTGTTTACCCTGGGCATTCTATTCCCATGGACGAACTCTAAGGTGGGTTTACAATTTTCGtagaattttttaatagatcTTTTAATGACTGTATTATTAGGTCTttcatttatagcaaaatgaaATGACTTCCCGAGCGACCTAATATATTACggcttaaaaatattcttttaagtGATGGACGCATAAAAGAATTAGTAGACTATGTAATTCTGGGAGTGATGTGgtaattttttatattcatttaaaatattaaattaccgCTAAAGTACAACTGATCAAATCAAGGtgtgaaatgaaaatgaatgaaaatcACGCGACGATAATTTCTAGGGAGTTTATTAAAATTTGTGGGCAGTCGTGTTACACGATTAATAAAAATGTCCGCACTCTGTTGTCTTATCGTCGGACCTACCGTTCGCATTTCCATTTAATTACGCGCGAAGCTCGTCCCATGCAGAATACGTAGACGTTCCGTAGGACGAGCGTGACGGGTCCGTTTGTTATTGAATGAgcgaataaatgaataaactTTAATGAGTCCCTTTTTATTAATCAGGGCGCATTCATGGGCGCCATTGCAGGATTCGCGGTCGCCGGTTGGGCGAGTTTCGGCGCAAACTGGTCTATCAGTGCTGGCCAACTGGTCCCTAAGAAACTTTCAGTGCCCCTCTCCCATTGCCCAGCCAATATCTCCGAAAGTTTCCTGAAGCAGTTCGAGCATCCGGAGTAAGTGAATCTTAGTACCGACACTAATCATTAAGTCTTTCATAATCAATTTAATCTTAAGTGACTATTAACGCCGCCGACTCCTGATCGAGGTTTCACTTACACCTTTTTTTAGCGAGGATGATGTGTTTCCTCTTTATCGATTATCTTATCACTGGTTCACTGGATTGGGAACGTTGGTAGTGATCGTCGTGGGTAATTTCATCAGCTGGTGGACGGGACCTATAGATCCTTCTAAGATCGATAAAAAGTTATTGTCGCCTGTCATACACTCGTAAGTCGATCACATCGTGTTACGAtgagaaattatttttcattctcGTCTCTGTGCTCCGTGGCAATTTAATCAATTGCCACTACTTCGCCAGATTAACAACGAAAAAAAATCCAAAGAACAAATTAGTTTAGGAAAATGATTAACTAATTTCAGATTACTACCAAAGCCAAAGCTTCCCACCATTAACATCGAAACTGTGGCCGCGCCCACAGATTTCCAAGCAACAGCGAGTCTATTGTTAGCAGACttgaaaaagaaacgcgtaagtATATGTCAAAACGATTCGAACATCCAAGAACAACCACTTGTAACAACTTCGTTTACAGAGAAGCCAAAACTTCCCGAATGGGATCGCAACGTAGCCACGTTCCTCAAAATTCACCAGAAGCCTAAAACAATGGTGCTGGGCCATTTTATCGTCGGATGACACGATCAGTTCAACATTCACAGTATCGATGCTTCCACCGGAGATTTGCAAGCCGAGGAAAGATCTGTC
This genomic stretch from Lasioglossum baleicum chromosome 4, iyLasBale1, whole genome shotgun sequence harbors:
- the LOC143208083 gene encoding sodium-coupled monocarboxylate transporter 1 isoform X1, which encodes MEETPERGYFHWADWLVFGVMLAVSAAAGLWHYRKAQKSSTEDYLLGGNSLGLFPVSASLIASFISGVTILGTPSEIYNFGTQYWITIISIFFSGVVVATVYAPVFVEMGLNSVYEYLEIRFNRGVRTLISLIFVIDVVLYQSIVVYVPALALNQVSGIDVHLIAIIVCFTCVFYTVLGGIRAVVWTDALQVGVMIVGVLTVTVLGTYRLGAAEIWKQASIANRIEFLNFDPSPYTRYTVWTVLIGSWLYSTAYIAVNQTMVQRYRSLKDLATSKLSLAIFTISIMLFISLCCWCGLVLIAWWSPPKCDPRAVGLITADDQLLPAYVMQVAGHLHGVPGLFIAAIFGAALSTLSVGFNSTSVVVLEDFVKGCFGLKLSDRASFIFVKILVVILGAMALGLLYLVEHLGSVLVITGSLAAIAAGTSFGVFTLGILFPWTNSKGAFMGAIAGFAVAGWASFGANWSISAGQLVPKKLSVPLSHCPANISESFLKQFEHPDEDDVFPLYRLSYHWFTGLGTLVVIVVGNFISWWTGPIDPSKIDKKLLSPVIHSLLPKPKLPTINIETVAAPTDFQATASLLLADLKKKRRSQNFPNGIAT
- the LOC143208083 gene encoding sodium-coupled monocarboxylate transporter 1 isoform X3, which translates into the protein MEETPERGYFHWADWLVFGVMLAVSAAAGLWHYRKAQKSSTEDYLLGGNSLGLFPVSASLIASFISGVTILGTPSEIYNFGTQYWITIISIFFSGVVVATVYAPVFVEMGLNSVYEYLEIRFNRGVRTLISLIFVIDVVLYQSIVVYVPALALNQVSGIDVHLIAIIVCFTCVFYTVLGGIRAVVWTDALQVGVMIVGVLTVTVLGTYRLGAAEIWKQASIANRIEFLNFDPSPYTRYTVWTVLIGSWLYSTAYIAVNQTMVQRYRSLKDLATSKLSLAIFTISIMLFISLCCWCGLVLIAWWSPPKCDPRAVGLITADDQLLPAYVMQVAGHLHGVPGLFIAAIFGAALSTLSVGFNSTSVVVLEDFVKGCFGLKLSDRASFIFVKILVVILGAMALGLLYLVEHLGSVLVITGSLAAIAAGTSFGVFTLGILFPWTNSKDSRSPVGRVSAQTGLSVLANWSLRNFQCPSPIAQPISPKVS
- the LOC143208083 gene encoding sodium-coupled monocarboxylate transporter 1 isoform X2; the encoded protein is MLSFISGVTILGTPSEIYNFGTQYWITIISIFFSGVVVATVYAPVFVEMGLNSVYEYLEIRFNRGVRTLISLIFVIDVVLYQSIVVYVPALALNQVSGIDVHLIAIIVCFTCVFYTVLGGIRAVVWTDALQVGVMIVGVLTVTVLGTYRLGAAEIWKQASIANRIEFLNFDPSPYTRYTVWTVLIGSWLYSTAYIAVNQTMVQRYRSLKDLATSKLSLAIFTISIMLFISLCCWCGLVLIAWWSPPKCDPRAVGLITADDQLLPAYVMQVAGHLHGVPGLFIAAIFGAALSTLSVGFNSTSVVVLEDFVKGCFGLKLSDRASFIFVKILVVILGAMALGLLYLVEHLGSVLVITGSLAAIAAGTSFGVFTLGILFPWTNSKGAFMGAIAGFAVAGWASFGANWSISAGQLVPKKLSVPLSHCPANISESFLKQFEHPDEDDVFPLYRLSYHWFTGLGTLVVIVVGNFISWWTGPIDPSKIDKKLLSPVIHSLLPKPKLPTINIETVAAPTDFQATASLLLADLKKKRRSQNFPNGIAT